A segment of the Pseudomonas serboccidentalis genome:
TGGCGGGCTCGCCGAGCGCTAGGGCGCTTTCAGTTCACGGGTCAGTTCGGCCAGGAATGTGCGGACATCCGCTTCGTTGAGTTCGGCATTGATGCGTGTGCAATCACTTTCCGAAATCGGTGCGTGTGTCAGCCTGATCATCAGAGAAATGAGTCGGTAGTCTTGCTTGTTACCCAGTCCGGCATGGTTCTTGATGATCGAGGCGAGATCGTCGACTTTGCTCCGCTCTGCGGCGTGTTGCGCATCTTTGAGCGTGTCGAACAGGGCATGGATGTAAACATCGAACGTTCGGTAATTCTCGCCGGCATAGACGTCATCAGGGCTCTGGAATAACGCGAAGAGATGCCCATAGGCTTCGGGGTAGGCATGAGGCGCTTCAAGCGGTCCGTAGACATGTGCATAGCTATCGCCCAGCGCATGGATCAGGAAGCCGGTTTTCCAGTCCGACGTTGTGCCGGTCGCATACGAGGCAGCCACCAGTCTTTGCAGGCTGGATCGTCTGGCAGCGACGGCCTGGCTGTCGCCGCCATGCAACGAATGCAGCGAATTGACGATCTGGTGCCGCCAGGTTCGGTCGTAGAAGGTATTTTTGATCGAGACCGGAATCGCGTTGTAAGTGTTTATCGCGTCCGGCGCCTGAGAAAAACAAGTCAGTCTGTCGGCTCTGCTGCGTTCGACACCGGCCAGTTCGGCGATATAAGAAACGGTGTAGAAGTGTCCGCCCATTTGATAAAGCGGGATCAGATGAGCAGGAACCGCGAAGTGCTTCCGCAGAATCTCTGCTGTTGGGACATCCATGTGTGGCGCATTAAACGTAGGGCTGTCGGCAGCGGGGCAGATAGGCGCGACAAGGAACAGCAAGGCTGCCAACGAAAATCGAGGTCGTGTTTTCACTTCATGCTCCGAGCATCCTGATTGGCGCCACCCTGTGATAGCGGGAGCGGCCGTATCCCTCTCATCATGTTTGTAGTTCGCAATCTGCAAACACGCCAACGCGATACGGCATCAAAGGACGCACAGAGCATCAATAAAACCGGTCTTGCTCTTTCATGGCCTGAATCTGCCAGAACGTGCGGCCGGAGATCAGCAGGCACAGCAGCCCGAGCAGGAAGCCGCCGGTCATGATGTAGAAACCGGGACGATAGGTGTGAAGCTCGCTGGCCAGGGTGCTCTTGTCCGGTAGCCAGCGCGATACCAGCAGCGGCACCGGGCCGCCGATGTCGTATTGGGTGTGCTCGGCGTAACGCTCGTCCTGGTACTGGCCTTGGTGAATCTGGCCTTGAGTGTCGCTGTAGCGATAATGAATGATCATGCCGTTGTCGTTCATCATGATTTCTTCCAGCTCCGTGACGATGCCGCTGGTTTCTACGCCGTTGAAACTCAGTGCGCCATACAGAATGCCCTGCTGTCGCGCCATGCCGGCCAGCAGCAACACGACGCAGCAGGCGACGGTCATCATGACGATACGGTTGTAGAGGTGATCTCTTGCAGCTTCGCGGGGATAGAACATGACCTGATCCTTGGTAATGGCAGACGCCGGACGCCGCTGCATCGGCGCTGGAACCGGGAACTTTAGGCCCCGGTCGGGCCGGGCACGGTATGATGTCGCGGTTCGCCGGCAGCCCGACCGTCGGCAACATGTCTTTACCGCCGGAGTTCACCCGCCATGCCACGCATCACCCACTACAAATCCCCATGCCCTGAAAGCGTCAACAGCCAGATTCTGCAACTGGTGGTCGATTACCTGACCGACATCAGCGCGGTCGGACTCGGCCCGAGCAACCTGCTGTACAACGTCTATCAGTACGCGGTCGGCTATGAGGTGCATCTGTATCTGGAAGCGCTGAACGGCGAGAAGGGCACTGAGGTGGAATTGCTGGTTGCGACGGCCGAGGATGATCCGGAGCGAGTCATCGGTTTCCTCTTGTACCTGCCGGTGCAGGGCGATTGGGAGGCGTGCAGCGTCGCCTACATGGCCGTGCGTGAGGGGTATCGGCGACAAGGCGTGGCGCGGGCGATGATTGACGAGATGGTCACACGTTATCCGCATGCCGAACTGACCTGCAGTGTCGGCAAGGTGCCGTACTTCGAGGCGCTGGGCTTTGAGGTGATCGGCGCGCGCGAGACTCAGGTGCTGATGAGCACCCGGCATTACCGCAGCAACGGCTTGCGCGGCTTTATCGACACCACGCCGATCTACCGCTCGCTGGAGGTGCAGCAGATTCATACCTACCTGCTGCAGAAAAACGGCAAGCGCGCGATGCTCGATGCCGAGAAACAGCGTGACCGGCATCTGGATCAGACCACCCGTCACGTCGAGGCATTTGTCCGCCAGCGCCTGACGCTGCACTGATCGTTCGTCTGCCGCCAAAGCCCTTGTTGCGAGTTCCGCAGCAAGGGCTTTTTTGTGGCTATGAATTCAAGCCAGTTTCACGTTCATGGTGATCTGTGCCGTGAACACGTGTTTGCCTTCGGTATCGTGAATATCCACGGTGACGATCTTGTCGCCCTCGGTTTGCCAATCCACACCTTCGCCGCTGGCAACGGCCGTCACGTCGCTCTTGGCCTTGGCCAGGTATTGCACGGTCATGCCTTTGGGAATCCAGCGTGCGCCGGTCGGGATCGACACGTCGGTCATCATCCCGCCTGCGAGTTCAGCGGCATTGCACAGAGCAATTGCATGCACCGTGCCGAGGTGGTTGGTGATTTCGCGACAGAACGGCACTTGCACCGTTGCGGTATTGGCGCGCAGTTCGGATACCAGCGGGTTTATGGTGCTGAAGTACGGCGCAACCTGGCACGCCATCTGGCTGAATGCCTGGGGACCGGCGCTGTTGAACATGCTGAGAAACTGACTCATGGCGAAGCCTCATCGGGTGGTTTGCAGAATGATGTTCCGTTACAGAATAATATTCTGTAACGGAACGGTATTCTGTCTGCGGGAAATCTGTCAACCTGTGTCTGCTTTGATCAAGGGCACGAGGTGCCTTTTCCCATCCCATTTCAGCCTGTGAGCAGCATGGACACCGCCGATCTACTGGAACGCAGCTACCCCGGCCGCCGCGCCGAACTCAAGCGCGATATCTTTCGCAAGGCCCTGAGCCTGTTCAACGAACAGGGGATCGAAGCCACCACCATCGACATGATCCGCGCCGAGTGCGACACCAGCGTCGGCGCGATCTATCACCATTTCGGTAACAAGGAAGGGCTGGTGGCGGCATTGTTTTTCACCGCCCTGGAAGATCAGGCGCGCTTGCGTGACGCCTATCTGGACGCGGCGCAGACCACCGAGGAGGGCGTGCAGGCGCTGGTGTTCAGTTATGTTGACTGGGTCGAGCGTCAGCCGGAGTGGGCGCGGTTTCAGTACCACGCCCGGTTTGCCGTGACCAAGGGGCCGTTCAAGGACGAGCTGGCCGAGCGCAACAAGACACGCAATCTGCGTTTGCGCGACTGGCTGGCGGACTCCGGACGGGTTGCCGAACTCAAGGCATTGCCCGCCGAACTGCTGCCGTCGCTGATCATCGGCCAGGCCGACAGTTATTGCCGGGCGTGGTTGGCCGGGCGCGTGAAGGGGAGCCCGATGGCCTATCGCGAGTTGCTGGCGCAGGCGGCATGGCGCTCAATCCGTGGCGATGACGGCCCGGACAGCTGATTCGTGCAGACAAAAAAAGAGCCTCAAAGCTCTTTGATGGGGAGGAAGTAGAGCCCGTGAGGCTCAAGGTGCGCGTGAAACAAGGCGTGGGCTTGATTGGGGTTCAGAACACCCGCGCCTACGCAACGCTGGAAAAGCCAAGTCGCT
Coding sequences within it:
- a CDS encoding TetR/AcrR family transcriptional regulator produces the protein MDTADLLERSYPGRRAELKRDIFRKALSLFNEQGIEATTIDMIRAECDTSVGAIYHHFGNKEGLVAALFFTALEDQARLRDAYLDAAQTTEEGVQALVFSYVDWVERQPEWARFQYHARFAVTKGPFKDELAERNKTRNLRLRDWLADSGRVAELKALPAELLPSLIIGQADSYCRAWLAGRVKGSPMAYRELLAQAAWRSIRGDDGPDS
- a CDS encoding GNAT family N-acetyltransferase, producing MPRITHYKSPCPESVNSQILQLVVDYLTDISAVGLGPSNLLYNVYQYAVGYEVHLYLEALNGEKGTEVELLVATAEDDPERVIGFLLYLPVQGDWEACSVAYMAVREGYRRQGVARAMIDEMVTRYPHAELTCSVGKVPYFEALGFEVIGARETQVLMSTRHYRSNGLRGFIDTTPIYRSLEVQQIHTYLLQKNGKRAMLDAEKQRDRHLDQTTRHVEAFVRQRLTLH
- a CDS encoding DUF3592 domain-containing protein; its protein translation is MFYPREAARDHLYNRIVMMTVACCVVLLLAGMARQQGILYGALSFNGVETSGIVTELEEIMMNDNGMIIHYRYSDTQGQIHQGQYQDERYAEHTQYDIGGPVPLLVSRWLPDKSTLASELHTYRPGFYIMTGGFLLGLLCLLISGRTFWQIQAMKEQDRFY
- a CDS encoding hotdog fold domain-containing protein, encoding MSQFLSMFNSAGPQAFSQMACQVAPYFSTINPLVSELRANTATVQVPFCREITNHLGTVHAIALCNAAELAGGMMTDVSIPTGARWIPKGMTVQYLAKAKSDVTAVASGEGVDWQTEGDKIVTVDIHDTEGKHVFTAQITMNVKLA